The Anas platyrhynchos isolate ZD024472 breed Pekin duck chromosome 3, IASCAAS_PekinDuck_T2T, whole genome shotgun sequence genome includes a window with the following:
- the RAB4A gene encoding ras-related protein Rab-4A, producing the protein MSQAAMSESYDFLFKFLVIGNAGTGKSCLLHQFIEKKFKDDSNHTIGVEFGSKIINVGGKYVKLQIWDTAGQERFRSVTRSYYRGAAGALLVYDITSRETYNALTNWLTDARMLASQNIVIILCGNKKDLDADREVTFLEASRFAQENELMFLETSALTGENVEEAFVQCARKILNKIESGELDPERMGSGIQYGDAALRQLRSPRRAQAQSAQECGC; encoded by the exons ATTTCCTCTTTAAGTTCTTGGTCATAGGAAATGCTGGAACTGGAAAATCCTGCTTGCTACACCAATTTATTGAAAAGAAGT tcaaagATGATTCAAATCATACAATAGGAGTGGAATTTGGTTCAAAGATCATAAACGTTGGTGGTAAATACGTGAAGTTGCAGATATGGGACACAGCAGGACAAGAGAGATTCAG GTCTGTAACAAGAAGTTACTATAGAGGTGCTGCAGGTGCTTTGCTTGTCTATGACATAACCAG CCGAGAAACCTACAATGCACTTACTAATTGGCTGACAGATGCAAGAATGCTAGCAAGTCAAAATATTGTAATAATACTGTGTGGAAACAAAAAGGATCTTGATGCAGATCGTGAAGTTACTTTTTTAGAAGCATCCCGGTTTGCACAAGAAAATG AGCTGATGTTCTTGGAAACAAGTGCACTAACAGGGGAAAATGTTGAAGAGGCCTTTGTACAGTGTGCAAGAAAAATACTCAATAAAATTGAATCAG GAGAACTAGATCCGGAAAGAATGGGCTCAGGTATTCAGTATGGAGACGCTGCCTTGAGACAGCTGAGATCACCACGTAGAGCACAAGCACAAAGTGCTCAAGAATGTGGGTGTTAA